The following proteins are encoded in a genomic region of Pseudomonas saponiphila:
- the holA gene encoding DNA polymerase III subunit delta, whose product MKLAPAQLGKHLQGPLAPVYVISGDDPLLCQEAADAIRSAVRQQGFDERQVFSADASFDWGTLLQAGASMSLFAEKRLLELRLPSGKPGDKGAAALIEYCSRPAEDTVLLISLPKLDGSAQKTKWGKALVEGAQTQFVQIWPVDANQLPQWIRQRLSQAGLSASQDAVELIAARVEGNLLAAAQEIEKLKLMAEGGQITVETVQAAVADSARFDVFGLVDAVLNGEAAHALRMLEGLRGEGVEPPVILWALSRELRLLANLALQFSQGVPLDKVFSQARPPVWDKRKPLMSKALQRYSAQRWGQLLLDAQRIDAQIKGQASGSPWSGLSRLSLLMAGQRLALPAE is encoded by the coding sequence ATGAAACTCGCACCCGCCCAACTCGGCAAACACCTGCAAGGTCCTCTCGCGCCGGTCTACGTGATCAGCGGCGATGATCCCCTGCTCTGCCAGGAAGCCGCCGATGCCATCCGCTCTGCCGTACGCCAGCAGGGTTTCGACGAGCGCCAGGTATTCAGTGCCGATGCCAGCTTCGACTGGGGCACCCTGCTGCAAGCCGGGGCCAGCATGTCGCTGTTTGCGGAAAAACGCCTGCTGGAACTGCGCCTGCCCTCGGGCAAGCCCGGAGACAAGGGCGCCGCAGCACTGATCGAATACTGTTCGCGTCCGGCCGAGGACACAGTGCTGCTGATCAGCCTGCCCAAGCTCGATGGCAGCGCACAGAAGACCAAGTGGGGCAAGGCCTTGGTGGAAGGTGCCCAGACCCAGTTCGTACAGATCTGGCCGGTGGACGCCAACCAGCTTCCACAGTGGATTCGTCAGCGACTGTCACAGGCCGGGCTGTCCGCCAGCCAGGACGCGGTGGAGCTGATCGCCGCGCGGGTCGAGGGCAACCTGCTGGCCGCCGCCCAGGAAATCGAAAAACTCAAGCTGATGGCCGAAGGTGGACAGATCACCGTCGAAACGGTCCAGGCCGCAGTGGCCGACAGTGCGCGTTTCGATGTGTTCGGGCTAGTGGATGCCGTTCTCAACGGTGAAGCCGCCCACGCCCTGCGCATGCTGGAAGGGTTGCGCGGTGAAGGCGTCGAACCTCCCGTGATTCTCTGGGCCCTGTCCCGAGAACTGCGGCTGCTGGCCAACCTGGCCCTGCAATTCAGCCAGGGCGTGCCATTGGACAAGGTGTTCAGCCAGGCCCGGCCTCCCGTCTGGGACAAACGCAAACCCCTGATGAGCAAGGCTCTGCAACGTTACTCTGCGCAGCGTTGGGGGCAATTGCTGCTGGATGCCCAGCGCATCGACGCGCAAATCAAGGGGCAGGCCAGCGGTTCGCCCTGGAGCGGCCTGAGCCGCCTGTCGCTGCTCATGGCCGGCCAACGCCTGGCCCTGCCGGCCGAGTAA
- the istA gene encoding IS21 family transposase, translated as MAAPRVAMRNIKECLRLKFEAGLSHEKIARALQLSKGVVSKYIAAARVAGLDWPALVAMDEAALAAALFAPTSTNKPRGERVLPDVLSIHRELRRKGVTLQLLWEEYLAAHAGQPTYRYTQFVEHYRRYAQTLKRSMRQLHRAGEKLFIDYAGPTLPVVDPATGEVRRAHIFVAALGASNYTYACATPGETQVDWLTSLGQALTYFGGVPEMVVPDNPRALVAQPDRYEPGLNRATLECARHYQTVILPARPRKPQDKAKAEVAVQVVERWIMARLRHRQFFSLHALNQAIAELLEDLNRRPFKRLDGCRRDWFERLDRPALRALPVHPYEVATFKRCKVSIDYHIEVNGSFYSVPSALARQNVDVRLTAHTLEVLHGNRRVASHLLLGRRGAYSTQREHMPAAHQAHREWTPQRLLDWGARIGPYTRQLIDHQLTHKPHPEMGYRACLGLLSLARRYGNARLEAAAERAVHLRAFTGRSVRNLLQQGLDQQPLPQRAAETTLPGDHENVRGADYYQPPQQELFDDAATHPESTAPATPGRHGPRPGRAMDAAGQPQPELR; from the coding sequence ATGGCGGCGCCGCGAGTAGCCATGCGAAACATCAAAGAATGTCTGCGCCTCAAGTTTGAGGCCGGCTTGTCCCACGAGAAGATTGCCCGTGCCTTGCAGCTGTCCAAGGGCGTGGTTAGCAAGTACATCGCGGCGGCGCGGGTGGCCGGGCTGGACTGGCCGGCGCTGGTGGCCATGGACGAGGCCGCGCTGGCGGCCGCCTTGTTTGCACCGACGTCGACGAACAAGCCGCGCGGTGAGCGAGTGCTGCCCGATGTGCTGAGCATCCACCGCGAGTTGCGACGCAAGGGCGTGACCTTGCAGCTGCTGTGGGAGGAATATCTCGCCGCGCATGCGGGCCAGCCGACCTACCGCTACACCCAGTTCGTCGAGCACTACCGGCGCTACGCCCAGACGCTCAAACGTTCGATGCGTCAGCTGCACCGTGCGGGCGAGAAGCTATTCATCGACTATGCCGGGCCGACGCTGCCGGTGGTCGACCCGGCCACCGGCGAAGTGCGCCGGGCGCACATCTTCGTCGCCGCCCTGGGCGCCTCGAATTACACCTATGCCTGCGCGACGCCAGGCGAAACCCAGGTGGACTGGCTGACCTCGCTGGGCCAGGCTCTGACCTACTTTGGCGGCGTGCCGGAAATGGTTGTGCCGGACAATCCGCGCGCCCTGGTCGCCCAGCCGGATCGCTACGAGCCGGGCCTGAACCGGGCCACGCTGGAGTGCGCGCGTCATTACCAGACGGTGATCCTGCCGGCACGGCCACGCAAGCCTCAGGACAAGGCCAAGGCCGAGGTGGCGGTGCAGGTGGTCGAGCGCTGGATCATGGCGCGGCTGCGCCATCGGCAGTTCTTCAGCCTGCATGCGCTTAACCAGGCCATCGCCGAGCTGCTGGAGGATCTGAATCGGCGCCCGTTCAAGCGGCTCGATGGCTGCCGGCGCGACTGGTTCGAGCGCCTGGATCGCCCGGCCTTGCGAGCGCTGCCGGTGCATCCCTACGAGGTCGCCACCTTCAAGCGCTGCAAGGTCAGCATCGACTACCACATCGAGGTCAATGGCAGCTTCTACAGCGTGCCCTCCGCCCTGGCCCGGCAGAACGTGGACGTGCGACTGACGGCACACACCCTGGAAGTGCTGCATGGCAACCGGCGGGTGGCCAGCCACCTGCTGCTGGGGCGACGCGGCGCTTACAGTACCCAGCGCGAGCACATGCCCGCGGCGCACCAGGCGCATCGCGAATGGACGCCACAACGCCTGCTCGACTGGGGCGCGCGGATCGGCCCCTACACGCGCCAACTGATCGATCACCAACTGACCCACAAGCCGCACCCGGAGATGGGCTACCGCGCCTGCCTCGGCCTGCTCTCGCTGGCCCGGCGCTATGGCAATGCACGCCTGGAAGCCGCTGCCGAACGTGCCGTACACCTGCGCGCCTTCACCGGGCGCAGCGTGCGCAACCTGCTCCAGCAAGGCCTGGATCAACAGCCGCTGCCCCAGCGTGCCGCCGAAACGACCTTACCCGGCGACCACGAGAACGTCCGTGGCGCCGACTACTACCAACCCCCGCAACAGGAGCTGTTCGATGATGCCGCAACACACCCTGAATCAACTGCACCAGCTACGCCTGGACGGCATGGCCCGCGCCCTGGAAGAGCAATGGACGCTGCCGGCCAGCCACAGCCTGAGCTTCGATGA
- the arfA gene encoding alternative ribosome rescue factor ArfA — MSKPSKHGPNKAKSIVAQPLFRSRQERPAKGKGSYRREAFQSKSWEASYFLAA, encoded by the coding sequence ATGAGCAAGCCATCCAAGCATGGCCCCAACAAGGCCAAATCCATTGTCGCCCAGCCACTGTTCCGCAGCCGTCAGGAACGCCCGGCCAAGGGCAAAGGCAGCTACCGCCGCGAAGCCTTCCAGTCTAAAAGCTGGGAGGCTTCTTACTTTCTGGCCGCCTGA